From a region of the Acidobacteriota bacterium genome:
- a CDS encoding sodium-translocating pyrophosphatase: MELAIIIGISFVALAFAGYLIKDVLARDTGTPEMRVISDAIKEGAEAFLRRQNTTIVYMAIALSALIFILYAFVRTPNPGDPVTDPKVLAFWTTLSFVLGAACSVGSGYIGMWISIRGNIRTASAATKSLNGALQTALRAGAVSGLFVVALSLFGVVGLFALIRALNVVPDVGKIPLLIAGYGFGASFVALFAQLGGGIYTKAADVGADLVGKVEAGIPEDDPRNPAVIADLVGDNVGDCAGRGADLFESTAAENIGAMILAAGLFRSNPAAFTAEQLLGVLLFPLVARAFGLLASIVGIMSVKTKEDGDPMAALNRGYFVTSALAAVGFFGAAKWLLTNRVAPDAYLYFFGCGLIGIITSIAFVYLTQYYTEYKYRPVKSIAEASKTGPATNIIMGTAVGFESTALPIIVISAAIMGSYYLGKNSGLQHAGLFGTAVATMGMLGTAAYILAMDTFGPITDNAGGIVEMSQQPEAIRKKTDRLDAVGNTTKALTKGYAVGSAALAAFLLFSAYMDEVTNYGLKLERIDLAKPEVFTGALLGAMLVLLFSSMAIKAVGTAASAVIAEVRDQFKKKPGILKGTEKPDYGHCVDIVTKAALREMVLPGLLVVLSPIVVGVLFKYLYQSQGGGLVDPEISRLATGAEVVGGFLMVGTIVGILVALYLNNAGGAWDNAKKYIETGQFGGKGSDTHKATVVGDTVGDPFKDTAGPSLHVLIKLLSTITLVMAPLFI, encoded by the coding sequence ATGGAACTGGCAATTATCATTGGGATTAGCTTCGTGGCCCTGGCCTTTGCAGGCTATCTCATTAAAGACGTACTGGCGCGCGATACGGGCACGCCCGAAATGCGTGTCATTTCTGATGCGATTAAAGAAGGTGCCGAAGCCTTTTTGCGTCGTCAAAACACGACCATCGTGTATATGGCGATTGCCTTGTCGGCACTGATTTTCATTTTGTACGCGTTTGTGCGGACGCCAAACCCAGGCGATCCGGTGACGGATCCGAAAGTCCTGGCCTTTTGGACAACGCTTTCATTTGTCTTAGGGGCTGCCTGCTCGGTGGGTTCCGGCTATATTGGCATGTGGATTTCCATCCGCGGCAACATCCGCACGGCCTCAGCCGCCACCAAAAGTTTGAATGGTGCCCTGCAAACTGCCCTGCGTGCGGGTGCGGTTTCCGGTCTGTTCGTGGTGGCACTGTCGTTGTTTGGGGTGGTTGGTCTGTTTGCGCTCATTCGTGCCCTGAATGTGGTGCCCGATGTTGGGAAAATTCCGCTTCTCATCGCTGGCTATGGGTTTGGTGCTTCGTTTGTGGCGCTGTTCGCCCAGTTGGGTGGTGGGATTTACACCAAAGCCGCTGACGTAGGCGCTGACCTGGTCGGTAAAGTCGAAGCCGGAATTCCGGAAGACGATCCCCGGAACCCGGCGGTTATCGCTGACCTGGTGGGCGACAACGTCGGAGACTGTGCTGGTCGTGGTGCTGACCTGTTTGAGTCAACCGCCGCCGAAAATATTGGGGCGATGATTTTGGCCGCTGGACTATTCCGATCAAACCCGGCGGCTTTTACCGCCGAGCAACTCCTTGGCGTGTTGTTGTTCCCGCTTGTGGCGCGAGCCTTTGGGCTCCTGGCCTCGATTGTGGGGATTATGTCGGTCAAAACCAAAGAAGACGGGGACCCGATGGCTGCCCTCAACCGGGGGTACTTTGTAACTTCAGCGCTGGCGGCGGTGGGCTTTTTCGGTGCCGCAAAATGGCTGCTCACCAACCGGGTGGCGCCAGATGCCTACCTGTATTTCTTTGGCTGCGGGTTGATCGGGATTATTACCTCGATTGCCTTTGTGTATTTGACCCAGTACTACACCGAATACAAATACCGTCCAGTCAAATCTATTGCTGAAGCTTCAAAGACGGGCCCGGCGACCAACATCATTATGGGTACGGCGGTTGGCTTTGAATCAACCGCGCTTCCAATCATTGTGATTTCCGCGGCCATTATGGGCTCCTACTATCTGGGCAAAAACTCCGGGTTGCAGCATGCGGGCTTATTTGGAACCGCCGTTGCCACCATGGGGATGCTCGGAACCGCAGCCTATATTCTGGCGATGGATACCTTTGGACCTATCACCGACAACGCGGGTGGGATCGTGGAAATGTCCCAGCAACCAGAAGCCATCCGGAAGAAAACGGACCGACTGGATGCGGTTGGAAACACCACCAAGGCGTTGACCAAAGGATATGCCGTGGGCTCAGCCGCACTGGCCGCCTTTTTGTTGTTTTCGGCCTATATGGACGAAGTGACCAACTACGGGTTGAAACTTGAACGCATTGACCTTGCCAAACCCGAAGTGTTTACAGGTGCCTTGTTAGGGGCGATGTTGGTACTGCTTTTTTCATCCATGGCCATTAAAGCGGTCGGCACCGCTGCGTCAGCGGTTATTGCCGAAGTGCGTGACCAGTTCAAGAAAAAGCCTGGCATTTTGAAAGGCACCGAAAAACCCGACTACGGCCACTGCGTGGATATTGTGACCAAAGCGGCTCTTCGCGAAATGGTGTTGCCGGGGTTACTCGTCGTTTTGTCGCCGATTGTGGTTGGCGTACTCTTTAAGTACCTCTATCAAAGTCAGGGTGGTGGTTTGGTGGATCCCGAAATCAGCCGTCTGGCCACTGGCGCCGAAGTCGTTGGTGGGTTTCTGATGGTCGGAACTATCGTTGGAATTCTGGTGGCCCTCTACCTGAACAACGCTGGTGGTGCCTGGGATAATGCCAAGAAATACATCGAAACCGGCCAGTTTGGCGGCAAAGGCAGCGACACCCACAAAGCAACCGTGGTGGGCGACACCGTTGGTGACCCATTCAAAGATACGGCTGGTCCATCGCTCCACGTGCTGATCAAATTGTTGTCAACCATCACGCTGGTGATGGCGCCGTTGTTTATCTAA
- a CDS encoding (deoxy)nucleoside triphosphate pyrophosphohydrolase, which yields MNDTPKLVLVVAAIIVDQERILITQRLPSGRLANQWEFPGGKANWGEPPETALCREIHEELGLDVEVGAPVHLIHYALDPHQAFAVVFYWSRIKGGTLELIGCQDARWITVNEFPKVDFLQANLPVVEVLQARVATLGSLSPTFSFISCSHQGNEH from the coding sequence ATGAATGACACGCCCAAGCTGGTCCTGGTTGTTGCGGCAATTATTGTTGATCAGGAGCGCATTTTAATCACGCAACGGCTTCCATCGGGACGATTGGCGAACCAGTGGGAGTTTCCGGGCGGCAAGGCAAACTGGGGAGAGCCTCCTGAGACTGCTTTGTGCCGGGAAATCCACGAGGAACTCGGACTTGATGTCGAAGTTGGCGCACCAGTGCATTTGATTCACTATGCGTTGGACCCACATCAGGCGTTTGCGGTGGTTTTTTATTGGTCCCGGATCAAAGGGGGCACGCTTGAACTCATTGGGTGTCAAGATGCCCGCTGGATCACGGTGAATGAATTTCCAAAAGTGGATTTTCTGCAGGCCAATCTCCCAGTCGTGGAGGTACTGCAGGCCAGGGTTGCCACCCTGGGATCACTTTCACCCACTTTTTCATTCATTTCTTGTTCCCACCAGGGGAATGAACATTGA
- the prfA gene encoding peptide chain release factor 1: MLDKLNALEEKFEALTEQLNDPNVVNDMTRYPKLAKQHRELSVVVEKYREFRALQKGIEATKALLDESDDPEMTEMAREELATLSRRVTDCEQELKTLLLPKDPNDDKNVILEIRAGTGGNEASLFAGELLRMYSRYAERQGWKMQILNTSESEIGGTKEAIAVIEGDVVYSKLKFESGVHRVQRVPQTESSGRIHTSTVTVAVLPEAEEVDIEINPKDLRVDTFCSSGPGGQSVNTTYSAVRITHIPTNTVVSIQDEKSQIKNREKAMRVLRSRLLEVEQEKQQNAISSERRSQVGTGERSEKIRTYNFKENRVSDHRIGMTIHSLDLFMDGDLGDVIQALITHHQAEKLKQELAEATV, encoded by the coding sequence ATGCTCGATAAACTCAATGCCCTCGAAGAGAAATTCGAAGCCCTCACTGAGCAACTCAACGACCCCAACGTGGTCAATGACATGACCCGCTATCCCAAACTCGCCAAACAACATCGCGAGTTAAGCGTGGTGGTCGAAAAGTATCGGGAGTTTCGGGCTTTACAAAAGGGAATCGAAGCGACGAAAGCACTTCTGGACGAATCTGACGATCCGGAAATGACTGAAATGGCCCGCGAGGAACTGGCAACTCTTTCCCGCCGGGTCACTGATTGTGAGCAGGAACTCAAAACCCTGCTGCTGCCTAAAGATCCAAACGACGACAAAAACGTGATTCTGGAAATCCGCGCCGGGACGGGCGGCAATGAGGCATCACTGTTTGCCGGGGAATTGCTCCGCATGTACTCTCGTTATGCCGAACGGCAAGGGTGGAAAATGCAGATTTTAAATACTTCGGAATCTGAAATCGGCGGCACCAAAGAAGCGATTGCCGTGATTGAAGGCGACGTGGTGTATTCAAAACTGAAATTTGAGTCCGGCGTGCATCGTGTGCAACGGGTGCCCCAGACCGAATCCTCGGGTCGAATCCATACTTCGACCGTAACGGTGGCGGTCCTTCCGGAAGCCGAAGAAGTTGATATCGAAATCAATCCCAAAGATTTGCGGGTTGATACCTTCTGTTCTTCAGGTCCAGGCGGCCAGTCGGTCAACACGACCTATTCCGCCGTTCGGATTACTCACATTCCAACCAACACGGTGGTCTCGATCCAGGATGAAAAATCCCAGATCAAAAACCGTGAAAAGGCCATGCGGGTGCTGCGGTCCCGGTTGCTGGAAGTCGAACAGGAAAAACAGCAGAACGCGATTTCCTCGGAGCGTCGTTCCCAGGTCGGCACGGGTGAACGCAGCGAGAAAATTCGAACGTATAACTTCAAGGAAAATCGGGTTTCCGACCACCGCATCGGAATGACGATTCACTCACTTGATCTCTTTATGGATGGTGATTTAGGGGACGTTATTCAAGCCCTGATTACCCATCATCAAGCTGAAAAACTCAAACAGGAACTGGCCGAGGCAACGGTCTAA
- the rpmE gene encoding 50S ribosomal protein L31 produces the protein MKEKIHPKYNECTVTCSCGNVFKTRSTKKEIRLEICSNCHPFFTGKQKLVDTAGRVERFNRKYGKVPATPPAGA, from the coding sequence ATGAAGGAAAAGATTCATCCAAAATACAATGAATGCACTGTGACTTGTTCCTGCGGGAACGTCTTCAAGACTCGTTCCACGAAGAAAGAAATCCGGCTGGAAATTTGCTCCAATTGCCACCCCTTCTTCACTGGTAAACAGAAACTGGTTGATACGGCTGGACGTGTTGAACGCTTCAACCGCAAGTATGGCAAAGTTCCCGCGACTCCACCTGCCGGCGCCTAG
- a CDS encoding CDP-alcohol phosphatidyltransferase family protein has product MLSERIGVYGTQILDAIVRGVARLIPNPNHLTFLGLLINIWCAYLYGCGLFFQAGLWMIFANLFDMVDGRVARLTNRVTSFGAFFDSVMDRYSDVIVFVGIMTFYARQTEYHSTLYVALTGIALMGSVMISYTRARAESVINQCKVGFLERPERVVLIIIGSLTEIGPEDNPFLHKMRAVLWILAVMSHWTVVHRMYHTLRESDRLDQLKAQPASSLPADSPSGYSSALSLHTKPASPETLVPSEVNEAAFGR; this is encoded by the coding sequence ATGTTGAGCGAACGCATCGGCGTCTATGGAACCCAAATCCTGGATGCGATTGTGCGCGGGGTGGCTCGGCTGATCCCCAATCCCAACCACCTGACCTTTCTCGGCCTCCTGATCAATATCTGGTGTGCGTATCTCTATGGCTGTGGTCTGTTTTTTCAAGCTGGATTATGGATGATCTTTGCCAACCTGTTTGATATGGTGGATGGTCGAGTGGCCCGTCTGACCAACCGGGTCACAAGTTTCGGCGCTTTTTTCGACTCGGTGATGGACCGGTATTCAGATGTTATTGTGTTTGTTGGGATTATGACATTTTATGCCCGCCAAACCGAATATCACAGTACGCTCTATGTCGCATTGACTGGAATCGCCCTGATGGGTTCGGTCATGATCAGCTATACCCGGGCCCGAGCCGAAAGCGTGATCAATCAATGCAAGGTTGGATTTTTGGAACGTCCAGAGCGCGTGGTCCTGATCATCATTGGCTCATTGACTGAAATTGGTCCGGAAGATAATCCATTTCTCCATAAAATGCGGGCTGTTTTATGGATCCTGGCCGTGATGTCTCATTGGACCGTGGTCCATCGAATGTATCATACCCTTCGCGAATCAGATCGGCTTGATCAATTAAAAGCCCAACCGGCCTCCTCCCTTCCGGCTGATTCCCCATCAGGCTATTCCAGTGCGCTCAGTCTTCACACCAAACCCGCTTCACCCGAAACCTTAGTCCCGTCTGAGGTCAATGAAGCGGCTTTTGGTCGGTAG
- a CDS encoding DUF3592 domain-containing protein, with protein sequence MSSSVQEHGWKKWLRKLWPREDPEVQRRKWLLQNGRIVEGIILDMIQNGQSVAVDAIAFGAHCTVHYRYQVSGVTYESCQTLDTSQMANIRAYVVGSHVSVRYHPGRPGNAMVV encoded by the coding sequence GTGTCATCATCTGTTCAAGAACACGGTTGGAAAAAATGGCTTCGGAAGCTCTGGCCGCGCGAGGATCCTGAAGTTCAGCGCCGAAAGTGGTTGCTGCAAAATGGCCGAATTGTTGAAGGTATCATTCTGGATATGATCCAGAATGGACAATCGGTCGCCGTAGATGCCATTGCCTTCGGAGCCCATTGCACTGTCCACTACCGATATCAGGTATCAGGCGTAACCTATGAATCGTGCCAGACGCTTGATACCAGCCAAATGGCAAACATCCGGGCCTACGTCGTGGGAAGTCACGTCAGTGTGAGGTATCACCCAGGTAGACCGGGAAATGCCATGGTTGTCTAA
- the accC gene encoding acetyl-CoA carboxylase biotin carboxylase subunit: MFQKILIANRGEIAVRIIRACRDLGIASVAVYSDADQNALHVRLADEACHIGPSPAMQSYLVTERILEAAHKTGAQAIHPGYGFMSENAEFARAVEGAGLVFIGPPPSAIDAMGNKISAREIAIRAGAPVVPGVQDPVDTVEAALAVAEEIGFPIMLKAAAGGGGKGMRIIRTPAELPSAFELARSEAVSSFKDGTIYLERYIERPRHIEIQLMGDQHGNLIYFGERECSIQRRNQKVIEECPSPLNDPELRRLMGESAVRVAKTVGYFSAGTTEFLVDPNRNFYFLEMNTRLQVEHPVTELVTGIDLAALQIRVAAGEKLPFRQEDINLRGNAIECRIYAEDPERNFMPAPGLISAWVPPEGPGVRVDSGVYEGWHIPIDYDPLLAKLICWGETREQAISRLDRALREFVLCGVRNNLEFFRQIAEDPEFHAGTLDTGFIARFFERLKQAKPETSTESVPTEADLVRILAGLLHHNQEVTHSHPAGNNGPVQESAWKRRGWSEARANRF, from the coding sequence ATGTTTCAAAAAATTCTCATTGCCAACCGTGGTGAAATTGCGGTGCGTATTATCCGTGCCTGTCGAGATCTGGGAATTGCCTCGGTGGCGGTTTATTCAGATGCCGATCAAAATGCCTTGCACGTCAGGCTGGCGGATGAAGCCTGTCACATTGGACCGTCACCTGCGATGCAAAGCTATCTCGTCACGGAGCGTATCCTCGAAGCCGCCCATAAAACCGGGGCTCAGGCGATCCACCCTGGATATGGTTTTATGTCTGAGAATGCTGAATTTGCCCGGGCGGTTGAAGGCGCTGGACTGGTGTTTATTGGCCCACCACCATCCGCCATTGATGCCATGGGCAATAAAATCAGTGCTCGTGAAATTGCAATTCGTGCTGGCGCCCCGGTGGTACCCGGTGTTCAGGATCCGGTGGATACGGTTGAAGCCGCATTGGCGGTGGCTGAAGAAATCGGCTTTCCAATTATGTTGAAAGCCGCAGCCGGTGGCGGCGGCAAAGGCATGCGGATTATCCGAACCCCAGCCGAACTCCCATCCGCCTTTGAGTTGGCTCGTTCAGAAGCCGTTTCCTCATTTAAAGACGGCACCATTTACCTGGAACGCTATATCGAGCGCCCCCGCCATATTGAAATCCAGTTGATGGGCGACCAGCATGGCAACCTGATTTACTTTGGTGAACGCGAATGCTCGATTCAACGCCGCAACCAGAAAGTCATTGAAGAATGCCCTTCCCCACTCAATGATCCAGAACTCAGACGGTTGATGGGTGAATCCGCCGTCAGAGTTGCGAAAACCGTTGGCTATTTCAGTGCTGGGACAACCGAATTTCTGGTTGACCCCAATCGCAATTTCTATTTCCTGGAAATGAATACCCGGCTTCAGGTCGAGCATCCGGTGACGGAGCTTGTCACCGGAATTGATCTGGCGGCGCTTCAGATTCGAGTGGCCGCCGGTGAAAAATTGCCGTTTCGCCAGGAAGATATCAACTTGCGCGGAAATGCCATTGAGTGTCGAATTTATGCCGAAGATCCAGAGCGCAATTTTATGCCCGCACCCGGTCTCATTTCAGCCTGGGTTCCGCCTGAGGGCCCCGGCGTCCGGGTTGATTCCGGAGTGTATGAAGGCTGGCATATCCCGATTGACTATGACCCGCTGCTGGCCAAACTCATTTGCTGGGGAGAGACACGGGAACAGGCTATTTCCCGCCTGGATCGGGCATTGCGCGAGTTTGTCCTCTGTGGTGTGCGTAATAATTTGGAATTTTTCCGCCAAATTGCTGAAGATCCTGAATTTCACGCCGGCACCCTGGATACCGGGTTTATCGCTCGATTCTTTGAACGGCTCAAACAAGCCAAACCTGAGACCTCCACTGAATCAGTCCCCACTGAAGCCGATCTGGTCCGAATTCTGGCGGGCTTGCTGCACCATAATCAGGAGGTGACTCATTCCCATCCGGCGGGAAACAACGGTCCAGTACAGGAAAGTGCATGGAAACGTCGAGGCTGGTCAGAAGCACGGGCGAACCGGTTTTGA
- a CDS encoding biotin/lipoyl-binding protein — protein MNYEITHNGHPVRVELNQENGSLTARVHEHSIQAKVRQPESGYFIFQIDERVYHIRVANREDGKIEVFLDGKVSVVQVLDRLRREGGTAAATGPQPITSPMPGRVVRILAQVGDAVEAGQGVVVVEAMKMQNEMAATRSGKVSEIHVSEGQTVKAGEILAVVE, from the coding sequence ATGAATTATGAAATCACTCACAATGGACATCCGGTTCGGGTTGAACTCAACCAGGAAAATGGCTCGCTCACCGCTCGGGTTCACGAACACTCAATCCAGGCCAAAGTCCGACAACCGGAATCGGGCTACTTTATTTTTCAGATTGATGAGCGCGTCTACCACATCCGGGTCGCCAATCGTGAGGATGGAAAAATTGAAGTTTTTTTGGATGGGAAAGTAAGTGTGGTCCAGGTGCTTGACCGGCTGCGGCGCGAAGGCGGCACGGCAGCGGCAACTGGTCCCCAACCAATTACTTCGCCAATGCCAGGCCGCGTGGTTCGAATCCTGGCTCAGGTTGGAGATGCAGTCGAGGCAGGTCAAGGGGTGGTCGTGGTCGAAGCGATGAAAATGCAAAATGAAATGGCCGCCACCCGGTCTGGAAAAGTTTCAGAAATTCACGTTTCGGAAGGCCAAACCGTCAAAGCCGGCGAGATTCTGGCGGTCGTGGAATAA